In one window of Pseudomonadota bacterium DNA:
- a CDS encoding laccase domain-containing protein — protein sequence MAALSGVEHGFGVGPCEIGDMVGPKMRVFRTDQIHGKRVVRLEEVKDDGVIEADAFITNRPGVVCHVRTADCVPILIADPKKNAIAAVHAGWRGTALDVAGESIRGMNRAYGTDPADCVAAIGPCICGPCYEVGREV from the coding sequence TTGGCTGCTCTTTCAGGTGTCGAGCACGGCTTCGGCGTGGGGCCGTGCGAGATAGGCGACATGGTGGGCCCCAAGATGCGCGTCTTTCGCACGGATCAGATCCACGGCAAGCGCGTGGTGCGCCTGGAAGAGGTGAAAGACGACGGAGTTATCGAGGCCGATGCGTTTATCACGAACCGGCCCGGCGTCGTGTGCCACGTCCGCACAGCCGACTGCGTGCCGATACTCATAGCTGACCCGAAGAAAAATGCGATCGCGGCTGTGCACGCCGGGTGGCGGGGGACTGCGCTGGATGTTGCGGGCGAGTCGATCCGCGGGATGAATCGAGCCTACGGCACCGATCCGGCCGACTGCGTTGCTGCGATAGGTCCCTGCATATGCGGCCCCTGTTACGAAGTGGGCAGAGAGGTTG
- a CDS encoding RluA family pseudouridine synthase, with translation MQTHKLIADKADAGARLDAFVAAHVPGLTRSQAKRLIDEGLVEVGGNAAKPSHEVREGEEIEVSVPSPVEPSAIPQDIPLDIIFEDADIIVVNKPAGLVVHPAAGHPDGTLVNALLAHCSDLSGVGGELKAGIVHRLDVGTSGAIVAAKNDAAHVALQKQFQARTVEKIYCALALGAMNGDRGSFDSALGRHRTERKRISSHTRKGREALTEWRAMERFGTQLTWVEINLKTGRTHQIRAHFAEAGHALVGDPLYGGERKLMRIIDAKARGLVAALDRPALHSWKLAIDHPRTGERMQFVAPLPRDIKELLENLRKLYC, from the coding sequence ATGCAGACACACAAACTCATTGCAGACAAGGCTGATGCCGGCGCGCGGCTCGACGCCTTTGTCGCGGCGCACGTGCCCGGCCTCACCCGCTCCCAGGCCAAGCGCCTGATCGACGAGGGGCTGGTCGAGGTGGGCGGCAATGCGGCCAAGCCGTCGCACGAGGTGAGGGAGGGCGAGGAGATCGAGGTGAGTGTGCCGTCGCCCGTTGAGCCCTCGGCGATTCCGCAGGATATCCCGCTGGATATCATCTTCGAAGACGCGGACATCATAGTGGTCAACAAGCCGGCAGGGCTCGTCGTGCATCCTGCAGCAGGACACCCCGACGGCACGCTCGTGAACGCTCTTCTTGCGCACTGCAGCGACCTCTCGGGAGTGGGCGGTGAGCTCAAGGCCGGCATCGTGCACCGCCTCGACGTGGGGACCAGCGGCGCGATCGTCGCGGCCAAGAACGACGCCGCGCATGTGGCTCTCCAGAAGCAGTTCCAGGCGCGGACCGTGGAGAAGATCTACTGCGCGCTGGCGCTCGGCGCGATGAACGGGGACAGGGGCTCCTTCGACTCAGCGCTGGGGAGACATCGCACCGAGCGCAAGCGGATATCGTCGCACACGCGAAAGGGCAGGGAGGCGCTGACCGAATGGCGCGCCATGGAGCGCTTCGGCACGCAGCTCACCTGGGTGGAGATAAACCTGAAGACCGGCCGCACGCACCAGATACGCGCGCATTTTGCCGAGGCCGGGCACGCGCTCGTGGGCGATCCGCTCTACGGCGGGGAGCGGAAGTTGATGAGGATAATTGATGCAAAGGCGCGCGGGCTTGTGGCGGCGCTCGATAGGCCGGCGCTGCACTCCTGGAAGCTTGCGATCGACCACCCGCGAACCGGCGAGCGGATGCAGTTCGTCGCCCCGCTGCCTCGAGATATAAAAGAGTTGTTGGAAAATTTGAGAAAACTGTATTGCTAG